One genomic segment of Dysosmobacter sp. Marseille-Q4140 includes these proteins:
- a CDS encoding glutamate synthase subunit beta — MGKPTGFLEYARRDDLRRPPEERVRDWEEFHIPLPQAVREQQGARCMNCGVPFCQTGMVYEGRTFGCPLHNLIPEWNDMIMSGNLGHALARLLKTNNFPEFTGRVCPAPCESACVCGIYGQAVSNRDNELSIIEGAFSEGLMRRRRPPQWSGKKVCVVGSGPAGLAAADQLNHRGHSVTVVEREAHPGGLLTYGIPSMKLDKSIVKRRLDLMTDEGVSFVTGVDAADEAVARRLMAEYDAVILCCGAGRPRPLGLDTSAVTGVYYGTEFLKAAVERQVFGQTPAVPTAEGRHVVIVGTGDTASDCVATALRQGCVSVTQLVRRRREDYLVDGALPLDYAHEEAAAVTGADPRRFSVQVKELTVDKDGALTGAVTTSGDTLPCELLIAATGFAGCERGVCEAFGVEAGDTVTTAPGRHATSVEKVFAAGDMRRGQSLVVWAIAEGRAAAAEADAFLNGYTNLVRPL; from the coding sequence ATGGGAAAACCCACTGGATTTCTGGAATACGCCCGGAGGGACGACCTGCGGCGGCCGCCGGAGGAGCGGGTGCGGGACTGGGAGGAATTCCACATCCCCCTGCCCCAGGCCGTCCGGGAGCAGCAGGGCGCCCGCTGCATGAACTGCGGCGTCCCCTTCTGCCAGACGGGCATGGTGTATGAGGGGCGCACCTTCGGCTGCCCCCTCCACAATCTCATCCCCGAGTGGAACGACATGATCATGAGCGGCAACCTGGGCCACGCCCTGGCCCGGCTGCTGAAAACCAACAACTTCCCGGAGTTCACCGGCCGGGTCTGCCCGGCTCCCTGCGAGAGCGCCTGTGTCTGCGGCATCTATGGCCAGGCGGTGTCCAACCGGGACAATGAGCTGTCCATCATCGAGGGCGCCTTCTCAGAGGGGCTCATGCGGCGGCGCCGCCCGCCCCAGTGGTCCGGGAAGAAGGTCTGCGTGGTGGGCTCCGGCCCGGCGGGCCTGGCGGCGGCGGATCAGCTGAACCACCGGGGCCACTCCGTCACGGTGGTGGAGCGGGAGGCCCACCCCGGCGGCCTTTTGACCTACGGCATCCCCTCCATGAAGCTGGACAAATCCATCGTCAAGCGGCGGCTGGACCTGATGACCGACGAGGGCGTGAGCTTCGTCACCGGCGTGGACGCCGCCGACGAGGCGGTGGCCCGGCGGCTCATGGCGGAGTACGACGCCGTGATCCTCTGCTGCGGCGCGGGCCGTCCCCGGCCCCTGGGGCTGGACACCTCGGCCGTCACCGGCGTTTACTACGGCACGGAGTTCCTGAAAGCCGCCGTGGAGCGGCAGGTGTTCGGGCAGACCCCCGCCGTGCCCACGGCGGAGGGCCGCCATGTGGTGATCGTGGGCACCGGCGACACCGCCAGCGACTGCGTGGCCACCGCCCTGCGCCAGGGCTGCGTCTCCGTGACCCAGCTGGTGCGGCGCAGGCGGGAGGACTACCTGGTGGACGGGGCGCTGCCCCTGGACTACGCCCACGAGGAGGCCGCGGCCGTCACCGGCGCCGATCCCCGGCGCTTTTCCGTCCAGGTGAAGGAGTTGACGGTGGATAAGGACGGCGCCCTCACCGGCGCGGTCACCACCAGCGGCGACACCCTGCCCTGTGAGCTGCTGATCGCCGCCACGGGCTTTGCCGGGTGCGAAAGGGGCGTGTGCGAGGCCTTCGGCGTGGAGGCGGGGGACACCGTGACCACCGCCCCGGGCCGCCACGCCACCAGCGTGGAGAAGGTCTTTGCCGCGGGCGATATGCGCCGGGGCCAGTCCCTGGTGGTCTGGGCCATCGCCGAGGGCCGGGCCGCCGCAGCGGAGGCGGACGCCTTTCTCAACGGCTACACCAATCTGGTGCGGCCCCTGTGA
- a CDS encoding ANTAR domain-containing protein produces the protein MERIVTAFAHEDARRRIQRLLESGGYPVAGAFASGAEVLRAVGKLGGAAVVCGFRLRDMTAPELAADLGPGTGVLVIASAANLDLCQGENLYRLPVPASRADLYASLDTLLHQRRRRPPPARQEEAQRLIRRAKELLMDVNRMSEAEAHRFLQKRSMDTGLRLEQTARLVIETYTR, from the coding sequence ATGGAGCGGATCGTGACGGCCTTTGCCCATGAGGACGCCCGGCGCCGGATCCAGCGGCTGCTGGAGAGCGGCGGATATCCTGTGGCCGGCGCCTTCGCCTCCGGGGCCGAGGTGCTCCGGGCGGTAGGCAAGCTGGGCGGAGCCGCCGTGGTGTGCGGCTTCCGCCTGCGGGACATGACCGCCCCGGAGCTGGCGGCGGACCTGGGCCCCGGGACCGGGGTGCTGGTGATCGCCTCCGCCGCCAATCTGGACCTGTGCCAGGGGGAGAACCTCTACCGGCTCCCGGTCCCGGCCAGCCGGGCGGACCTGTACGCCTCCCTGGACACGCTGCTGCATCAGCGGCGCCGCCGCCCGCCTCCGGCCCGGCAGGAGGAGGCCCAGCGGCTGATCCGCCGGGCCAAGGAGCTGCTGATGGACGTCAACCGCATGAGCGAGGCGGAGGCCCACCGCTTCCTCCAGAAGCGCAGCATGGACACGGGGCTGCGGCTGGAGCAGACCGCCCGGCTGGTCATCGAGACCTACACCCGGTGA
- the amt gene encoding ammonium transporter: MYSSVNTIWVLLGAALVFLMQAGFAMCEAGFTRAKNTGNILMKNLMDFCIGTPTYWILGFGLMFAGSGAIIGGFDPFVRGDYSAILPAGVPLLAYLIFQTVFCATSATIVSGSMAERTKFVSYCIYSFCISAFIYPVSGHWIWGGGWLSQLGFHDFAGSTAVHMVGGVCAAIGAAILGPRMGKYDKDGKPRAILGHNLSLGALGVFILWFCWFGFNGCSTVSMTGDDAIASAGLIFVTTNMAPAVACVVTMVYTWLRHGKPDVGMTLNAALAGLVAVTAGCDVVSPAGAAVIGIVAGLLLPISVGFFDSVLKIDDPVGAISVHGVCGAAGTLLTGLLSTSEGLLYGHGASFFLTQCIGVGATALWAAVMITIVFLVIKHTIGLRVSPEEELKGLDVTEHGLPSAYGGFAFVYDDTPDGLPLPAVPAAAEVPVEKAVPVETVPSPVKAAPGGVKITRVEILCKMERFDALKRAMFDIGITGMTATNVMGCGEQRGKTEGYFRGARVEATMLPSIQVSIVVCKVPVALVVETAKRVLYTGHIGDGKIFVCDVENVIKVRTGEEGYDALQDAE, translated from the coding sequence ATGTATTCATCCGTCAACACCATCTGGGTCCTGCTGGGAGCAGCCCTTGTCTTTTTGATGCAGGCCGGCTTTGCCATGTGCGAGGCGGGCTTCACCCGGGCCAAGAACACCGGCAACATCCTCATGAAAAACCTCATGGACTTCTGCATCGGCACCCCCACCTACTGGATTTTGGGCTTCGGCCTGATGTTCGCCGGGTCCGGGGCCATCATCGGCGGCTTTGACCCCTTTGTCCGGGGCGACTATTCCGCCATCCTGCCCGCGGGCGTGCCGCTGCTGGCCTATCTCATTTTCCAGACCGTATTCTGCGCCACCTCCGCCACCATCGTCTCCGGTTCCATGGCGGAGCGGACGAAATTCGTCTCCTACTGCATCTACTCCTTCTGCATCTCCGCGTTCATCTACCCCGTCTCCGGCCACTGGATCTGGGGCGGCGGCTGGCTGAGCCAGCTGGGGTTCCATGACTTCGCCGGATCCACGGCGGTCCACATGGTGGGCGGCGTCTGCGCCGCCATCGGCGCCGCCATCCTGGGGCCCCGGATGGGCAAGTACGACAAGGACGGCAAGCCCCGGGCTATCTTAGGCCACAACCTGTCCCTGGGCGCCCTGGGGGTGTTTATCCTCTGGTTCTGCTGGTTCGGCTTCAACGGCTGCTCCACGGTCTCCATGACCGGGGACGACGCCATCGCCTCCGCAGGCCTCATCTTCGTCACCACCAATATGGCCCCCGCCGTGGCCTGCGTGGTCACCATGGTCTACACCTGGCTGCGCCACGGCAAGCCCGACGTGGGCATGACCCTCAACGCCGCCCTGGCGGGCCTGGTGGCCGTCACCGCCGGGTGCGACGTGGTCTCCCCCGCCGGCGCCGCCGTCATCGGCATCGTAGCGGGACTGCTGCTTCCCATCTCCGTTGGCTTCTTCGATTCCGTTTTGAAGATCGACGACCCGGTGGGCGCCATCTCCGTCCACGGCGTGTGCGGCGCGGCGGGCACGCTCCTCACCGGCCTGCTCTCCACCTCCGAGGGCCTGCTCTACGGCCACGGCGCCTCCTTCTTCCTGACCCAGTGCATCGGCGTGGGCGCCACGGCCCTCTGGGCCGCGGTGATGATCACCATTGTGTTCCTCGTCATCAAGCACACCATCGGCCTGCGAGTCAGCCCGGAGGAGGAACTCAAGGGCCTAGACGTCACCGAGCACGGCCTGCCCTCCGCCTACGGCGGCTTCGCCTTCGTCTATGACGACACCCCCGACGGCCTGCCCCTGCCCGCCGTTCCGGCGGCAGCGGAGGTGCCGGTGGAGAAGGCCGTTCCGGTGGAGACGGTGCCCTCTCCCGTGAAGGCCGCCCCGGGCGGCGTGAAGATCACCCGGGTGGAGATCCTGTGCAAGATGGAGCGGTTCGACGCATTGAAGCGGGCCATGTTCGACATCGGCATCACCGGCATGACCGCCACCAACGTCATGGGCTGCGGCGAGCAGCGGGGCAAGACCGAAGGCTACTTCCGAGGCGCCAGGGTGGAGGCCACCATGCTGCCCAGCATCCAGGTGTCCATCGTGGTGTGCAAGGTGCCCGTGGCCCTGGTGGTGGAGACCGCCAAGCGGGTCCTCTACACCGGCCACATCGGCGACGGCAAGATCTTCGTGTGCGACGTGGAGAACGTCATCAAAGTCCGCACCGGCGAAGAGGGCTACGACGCCCTTCAGGACGCCGAGTGA
- the spoVAE gene encoding stage V sporulation protein AE yields the protein MDYLKAFLCGGILCAVGQILIDRTQLTPARILTGYVVAGVALSALGLYQPIADWGGAGATVPLTGFGHALAKGVETAVAEEGWLGVLTGGLSATAGGIAAAVVAGLVMALVFRPGDKR from the coding sequence ATGGACTATCTCAAGGCGTTCCTCTGCGGCGGCATCCTCTGCGCCGTGGGGCAGATCCTCATTGACCGGACCCAGCTGACCCCCGCCCGCATCCTCACCGGGTACGTGGTGGCCGGGGTGGCCCTCAGCGCCCTGGGGCTGTATCAGCCCATCGCCGACTGGGGCGGCGCCGGGGCCACGGTGCCCCTGACCGGCTTCGGCCACGCCCTGGCAAAGGGCGTGGAGACCGCCGTGGCGGAGGAGGGCTGGCTGGGGGTCCTGACCGGCGGCCTCTCCGCCACCGCCGGGGGCATCGCGGCGGCGGTGGTGGCGGGGCTGGTCATGGCCCTGGTGTTCCGGCCCGGGGACAAGCGGTAG
- the glnA gene encoding type I glutamate--ammonia ligase translates to MGKYTREDILRLIREEDIQFIRMQFTDIFGQLKNVAITASQIGRALDGEIMMDGSSIEGFVRVEESDQYLRPDLDTFAVLPWRPQYGKVARLICDVYNPDGTPFVGDPRGVLKRALRQAEDMGFTFNAGPELEFFLFQTDEDGRPTTRTSDEAGYFDLGPLDHGESTRREICLCLEEMGFEIEASHHEVAAGQHEIDFKYTGALRSADNIMTFKLAVKTLAQKNGLHATFMPKPVANAAGSGMHVNMSLFRDGENAFYDPADPRQLSPLAYQFIAGLLDHVPGFCALTNPLVNSYKRLVPGYEAPCCVAWSTGNRSALIRIPTPRGRGTRVELRSPDPSCNPYLTFAACLTAGLDGIRRGLTPPPEITENLYEMSPAALAAQGVPLLPDSLEAALNALEADGTVTAALGPHVAAQYLTGKRREWEEYRSQVSQWELEKYLVTY, encoded by the coding sequence ATGGGCAAGTACACCCGGGAGGACATCCTCCGCCTGATCCGGGAGGAGGACATCCAATTCATCCGCATGCAGTTCACCGACATCTTCGGCCAGCTGAAAAACGTGGCCATCACCGCCTCTCAGATCGGGAGGGCTCTGGACGGGGAGATCATGATGGACGGCAGCTCCATCGAGGGCTTCGTCCGGGTGGAGGAGTCCGATCAGTACCTACGGCCGGACCTGGACACCTTCGCGGTGCTGCCCTGGCGGCCCCAGTACGGCAAGGTGGCCCGGCTGATCTGCGACGTCTACAATCCCGACGGCACGCCCTTCGTGGGAGACCCACGGGGCGTGCTGAAGCGGGCGCTGCGGCAGGCGGAGGACATGGGCTTCACCTTCAACGCCGGGCCGGAGCTGGAGTTCTTCCTGTTCCAGACCGATGAGGACGGCCGCCCCACCACCCGCACCAGCGACGAGGCCGGGTACTTCGACCTGGGCCCCCTGGACCACGGGGAGTCCACCCGCCGGGAGATCTGCCTGTGCCTGGAGGAGATGGGCTTCGAGATCGAGGCCAGCCACCACGAGGTGGCCGCCGGCCAGCACGAGATCGACTTCAAGTACACCGGCGCCCTCCGCTCCGCCGACAACATCATGACCTTCAAGCTGGCGGTCAAGACCCTGGCCCAGAAGAACGGCCTCCACGCCACTTTCATGCCCAAGCCCGTGGCGAATGCCGCCGGCAGCGGCATGCACGTGAACATGTCCCTCTTCCGGGACGGGGAGAACGCCTTCTACGACCCGGCGGACCCCCGGCAGCTGTCCCCCCTGGCCTATCAGTTCATCGCGGGGCTGCTGGACCACGTGCCGGGCTTCTGCGCGCTGACCAATCCCTTGGTCAACTCCTACAAGCGGCTGGTCCCGGGATATGAGGCCCCCTGCTGCGTGGCCTGGTCCACCGGCAACCGCTCCGCCCTCATCCGCATCCCCACCCCCCGGGGCCGGGGCACCCGGGTGGAGCTGCGCAGCCCCGACCCGTCCTGCAATCCCTACCTGACCTTCGCCGCCTGCCTGACGGCGGGCCTGGACGGCATCCGCCGGGGGCTGACGCCGCCGCCGGAGATCACGGAGAACCTCTACGAGATGTCCCCCGCCGCCCTGGCGGCCCAGGGGGTGCCCCTGCTGCCGGACTCCCTGGAGGCGGCCCTGAACGCCCTGGAGGCCGACGGGACCGTCACCGCCGCCCTGGGCCCCCACGTGGCCGCCCAGTACCTCACCGGCAAGCGGCGGGAGTGGGAGGAATACCGGAGCCAGGTCTCCCAGTGGGAGCTGGAGAAGTACCTGGTCACCTACTGA
- the spoVAD gene encoding stage V sporulation protein AD → MNEKRLGSRTVALAHPPSVLAFSNIGGKFEGQGPLADCFDRLETSSFFGEKTWEKAESAMQQAVLRQALDKARLKPEDLDYVLAGDLLNQCIGSSFGLRDFGIPFYGLYGACSTMGESLSLAAMLIDGGFARRCAAMTSSHYCTAERQYRMPVPYGNQRTPTAQWTATAAGCTILDREGPGPYVTHVTCGRIVDKGIPDANNMGAAMAPAAYDTLSAFFRDTGTGPRDFDLIVTGDLGELGHAIVRDFFARDGIDMGAHFQDCGLLLYDRQRQDMHAGASGCGCSASVLNGYLLSGMRAGRWKRLLFAPTGALLSPISACQGESIPGICHAVCLAAER, encoded by the coding sequence ATGAACGAAAAACGTCTGGGCAGCCGGACCGTGGCCCTGGCCCATCCCCCCTCCGTGCTGGCCTTCTCCAACATCGGCGGGAAATTCGAGGGCCAGGGCCCCCTGGCGGACTGCTTCGACCGGCTGGAGACCAGCTCCTTCTTCGGGGAAAAGACCTGGGAGAAGGCGGAGTCCGCCATGCAGCAGGCGGTGCTGCGCCAGGCCCTGGACAAGGCGCGGCTCAAGCCGGAGGACCTGGACTATGTGCTGGCCGGAGACCTCCTCAACCAGTGCATCGGCTCCTCCTTCGGCCTGCGGGACTTCGGCATCCCCTTCTACGGCCTCTACGGCGCCTGCTCCACCATGGGCGAGTCCCTGTCTCTCGCGGCCATGCTGATCGACGGGGGCTTTGCCCGCCGCTGCGCCGCCATGACCTCCTCCCACTACTGCACCGCCGAGCGCCAGTACCGGATGCCGGTGCCCTACGGCAACCAGCGCACCCCCACCGCCCAGTGGACCGCCACCGCCGCCGGGTGCACCATCCTGGACCGGGAGGGCCCCGGGCCCTACGTCACCCACGTGACCTGCGGCCGCATCGTGGACAAGGGCATCCCCGACGCCAACAACATGGGCGCCGCCATGGCCCCCGCCGCCTACGACACCCTCTCCGCCTTCTTCCGTGACACCGGCACCGGCCCCCGGGACTTCGACCTGATCGTCACCGGGGACCTGGGCGAGCTGGGCCACGCCATCGTCCGGGACTTCTTCGCCCGGGACGGCATTGACATGGGCGCTCACTTCCAGGACTGCGGCCTTCTGCTCTACGACCGCCAGCGGCAGGACATGCACGCCGGGGCCTCCGGCTGCGGCTGCTCGGCGTCGGTGCTCAACGGCTACCTGCTCTCCGGGATGCGGGCGGGCCGGTGGAAGCGGCTCCTCTTCGCCCCCACCGGGGCGCTGCTCTCCCCCATCTCCGCCTGTCAGGGAGAGTCCATCCCCGGCATCTGCCATGCGGTGTGTCTGGCCGCGGAGCGGTGA
- the gltB gene encoding glutamate synthase large subunit yields MAGPEYKHYPLYDPRFEHDACGIGAVVDLKGRCSHSVVDDALKIVEKLEHRAGKDASGQTGDGVGLMMQIPHALMVRAAAAEGIALGGPRDYGVGMFFFPTDPLKRAQAQKMLEIIVAKEGMEFLGWRQVPTHPEVLGQRALDCMPAIFQCFVKRPADCAPGLDFDRKLYVARRVFEQSNVNTYIPSFSSRTIVYKGMFLVGQLRRFYADLEAEDCESALALVHSRFSTNTNPSWERAHPNRYILHNGEINTIRGNVDRMLAREETMRSPILEEDMDKILPVVDQNGSDSSMLDNTLEFLLMNGIELPRAVMMCIPEPWANDRRMEREKRDFYHYYATMMEPWDGPAAIVFSDGDTVGAVLDRNGLRPCRWYLTDSDRLILSSEVGVLDLPPETIVKKSRLQPGKMLLADLRQGRLLEDGEVKGRCAARQPYGEWLDAHLVYLKDLPIPNRRVERHPQELRDRLYKAFGYTYEEVKDSILPMARDGAEPTSAMGVDTPLAVLSEHHQPLFNYFKQLFAQVTNPPMDAIREEIVTDTTVYVGSGGNLLEERPENCAVLQIHNPILTSVDLMKIRYMDRPGFRVETISLLYYKGSPLENALDRLFVNVDRAYKKGANILILSDRGVDENHVAIPSLLAVSALEQYLVRTKKRTAVSMILESAEPRDVHHFAALLGYGAQAINPYLAQECVEELIAVGLLDKDPAAAVDDYDRAILHGIVKIASKMGISTIQSYQSAQIFECVGICKDVIDKYFTNTVSRVGGVGLEEIGEGVEWNHNQAFDPLGLGYDTTLDSTGSHKLRSGPDKEDHMYNPRTILLLQKAAREGSYETFKEYAALVDDADKPHTLRGVLDFRFDEHGGIPLEEVESVESIVRRFKTGAMSYGSISQEAHECMAIAMNRIGGKSNSGEGGEARERLGDERCSAIKQVASGRFGVTSEYLCSAQEIQIKMAQGAKPGEGGHLPGKKVYPWIAKTRYSTPGVSLISPPPHHDIYSIEDLAQLIYDLKNANRQARISVKLVSEAGVGTIAAGVAKAGAQVVLISGHDGGTGAAPRNSISGAGLPWELGVAEAHQALLQNGLRTQVVLEADGKLMTGRDVAIACMLGAEEFGFATAPLVAMGCCMMRVCNLDTCPAGIATQNPQLRKRFAGKPEHVINFMTFVARDLREYMAHLGIRTVEELVGRSDLLRVREKLVTHRAETLDLGALLQNPWGAHVPRFDPKDAYDFHLERTADMRVLLEKLGKALKAGKPGRLSVDVSSTDRSFGTLFGSEITRRRGDTLPDDTYVISCKGGGGQSFGAFIPKGLTLELEGDCNDGFGKGLSGGKLILYPPKGSVFDPGENIIVGNVALYGATGGAAFINGRAGERFCVRNSGAVAVVEGVGDHGCEYMTGGRCVILGPTGKNFAAGMSGGIAYVLDEHHDLYLRLNKEQVLTDTLTESHDIAELRSLIEAHVAATGSPRGKKILAAFKSYIPCFKKVMPRDYDRMLKSIAQYEEKGMSREQAEIEAFCANARG; encoded by the coding sequence ATGGCGGGACCTGAATACAAGCACTATCCTCTCTATGACCCGCGCTTCGAGCACGACGCCTGCGGCATCGGCGCGGTGGTGGACCTGAAGGGCCGCTGCTCCCACAGCGTGGTGGACGACGCGCTGAAGATCGTGGAAAAGCTGGAGCACCGGGCCGGCAAGGACGCCTCCGGCCAGACCGGCGACGGCGTGGGCCTCATGATGCAGATCCCCCACGCCCTGATGGTCCGGGCGGCCGCCGCCGAGGGCATCGCCCTGGGCGGACCCAGAGACTACGGCGTGGGCATGTTCTTCTTCCCCACGGACCCCCTCAAGCGGGCCCAGGCCCAGAAGATGCTGGAGATCATCGTGGCCAAGGAGGGCATGGAATTCTTGGGCTGGCGGCAGGTGCCCACCCACCCGGAGGTGCTGGGTCAGCGGGCTCTGGACTGCATGCCCGCCATCTTCCAGTGCTTTGTGAAGCGTCCGGCGGACTGCGCCCCGGGGCTGGACTTTGACCGGAAGCTGTATGTGGCCCGGCGGGTGTTCGAGCAGTCCAATGTCAACACCTATATCCCCTCCTTCTCCAGCCGGACCATCGTCTACAAGGGCATGTTCCTGGTGGGCCAGCTGCGCCGGTTCTACGCTGACCTGGAGGCGGAGGACTGCGAGAGCGCCCTGGCCCTGGTCCACTCCCGCTTCTCCACCAACACCAACCCCAGCTGGGAGCGGGCCCACCCCAACCGCTACATCCTCCACAACGGCGAGATCAACACCATCCGTGGCAACGTGGACCGGATGCTGGCCCGGGAGGAGACCATGCGCTCCCCCATCCTGGAGGAGGACATGGACAAGATCCTGCCGGTGGTGGACCAGAACGGGTCCGACTCGTCCATGCTGGACAACACCCTGGAATTCCTGCTGATGAACGGCATCGAGCTGCCCCGGGCGGTGATGATGTGCATTCCCGAGCCCTGGGCCAACGACCGGCGGATGGAGCGGGAGAAGCGGGACTTCTACCACTACTACGCCACTATGATGGAGCCCTGGGACGGCCCGGCGGCCATCGTGTTCTCCGACGGCGACACCGTGGGCGCCGTGCTGGACCGCAACGGCCTGCGGCCCTGCCGGTGGTATCTCACCGACAGCGACCGGCTGATTTTGTCCTCGGAGGTGGGCGTGCTGGACCTGCCGCCGGAGACCATCGTGAAAAAGTCCCGGCTCCAGCCCGGCAAGATGCTGCTGGCGGACCTGCGCCAGGGGCGGCTGCTGGAGGACGGGGAGGTCAAGGGCCGCTGCGCCGCCCGCCAGCCCTACGGCGAGTGGCTGGACGCCCATCTTGTTTATCTCAAGGACCTGCCCATCCCCAACCGGCGGGTGGAGCGCCACCCCCAGGAGCTGCGGGACCGGCTGTACAAGGCCTTCGGCTACACCTATGAGGAGGTCAAGGACTCCATCCTCCCCATGGCCCGGGACGGGGCGGAGCCCACCTCCGCCATGGGCGTGGACACGCCGCTGGCGGTGCTCAGCGAGCACCATCAGCCCCTGTTCAACTACTTCAAGCAGCTCTTCGCTCAGGTGACCAATCCCCCCATGGACGCCATCCGGGAGGAGATCGTCACCGACACCACCGTGTACGTGGGCTCCGGCGGCAATCTCCTGGAGGAGCGGCCGGAAAACTGCGCCGTCCTCCAGATCCACAACCCCATCCTCACCTCCGTGGACCTCATGAAGATCCGCTACATGGACCGGCCCGGCTTCCGCGTGGAGACCATCTCCCTGCTCTACTACAAGGGCTCTCCCCTGGAAAACGCCCTGGACCGGCTGTTCGTCAACGTGGACCGGGCCTACAAGAAGGGCGCCAATATCCTGATCCTCTCCGACCGGGGCGTGGACGAAAACCACGTGGCCATACCCTCGCTGCTGGCGGTCAGCGCCCTGGAGCAGTATCTGGTCCGCACCAAGAAGCGCACCGCCGTGTCCATGATCCTGGAGAGCGCGGAGCCCCGGGACGTGCACCACTTCGCCGCCCTTCTGGGCTACGGCGCCCAGGCCATCAACCCGTATCTCGCCCAGGAGTGCGTGGAGGAGCTGATCGCCGTGGGCCTTTTGGACAAGGACCCGGCGGCGGCCGTGGACGACTACGACCGGGCCATCCTCCACGGCATCGTGAAGATCGCCTCCAAAATGGGCATCTCCACCATCCAGTCCTACCAGTCCGCCCAGATCTTCGAGTGCGTGGGCATCTGCAAGGACGTGATCGACAAGTACTTCACCAACACCGTCAGCCGGGTGGGCGGCGTGGGCCTGGAGGAGATCGGCGAGGGCGTGGAGTGGAACCACAACCAGGCCTTCGATCCCCTGGGCCTGGGCTACGACACCACCCTGGACTCCACCGGGTCCCACAAGCTCCGCTCCGGCCCCGACAAGGAGGACCACATGTACAACCCCCGGACCATTCTGCTGCTGCAGAAGGCAGCCCGGGAGGGCAGCTACGAGACCTTCAAGGAATACGCCGCCCTGGTGGACGACGCCGATAAGCCCCACACCCTCCGGGGCGTACTGGACTTCCGGTTCGACGAGCACGGCGGCATCCCCCTTGAGGAGGTGGAGAGCGTGGAATCCATCGTCCGCCGGTTCAAGACCGGCGCCATGAGCTACGGCTCCATCTCTCAGGAGGCCCACGAGTGCATGGCCATCGCCATGAACCGCATCGGCGGCAAGTCCAACTCCGGCGAGGGCGGCGAGGCCCGGGAGCGGCTGGGCGACGAGCGGTGCTCCGCCATCAAGCAGGTGGCCTCCGGCCGCTTCGGCGTCACCAGCGAGTACCTTTGCAGCGCCCAGGAGATCCAGATCAAGATGGCCCAGGGCGCCAAGCCCGGCGAGGGCGGCCACCTGCCGGGGAAGAAGGTCTACCCCTGGATCGCCAAGACCCGGTACTCCACCCCCGGCGTGAGCCTGATCTCGCCCCCGCCCCACCACGACATCTACTCCATCGAGGACCTGGCCCAGCTGATCTACGACCTGAAAAACGCCAACCGTCAGGCCCGGATCAGCGTCAAGCTGGTCAGCGAGGCGGGCGTTGGCACCATCGCCGCGGGCGTTGCCAAGGCAGGCGCCCAGGTGGTGCTGATCTCCGGCCACGACGGCGGCACCGGCGCAGCCCCCCGCAACTCCATCTCCGGGGCGGGACTGCCCTGGGAGCTGGGCGTGGCGGAGGCCCACCAGGCCCTGCTGCAAAACGGCCTGCGGACCCAGGTGGTACTGGAGGCCGACGGCAAGCTGATGACCGGCCGGGACGTGGCCATCGCCTGCATGCTGGGCGCCGAGGAGTTCGGCTTCGCCACGGCCCCCCTGGTGGCCATGGGCTGCTGCATGATGCGGGTGTGCAACCTGGACACCTGCCCCGCCGGCATCGCCACCCAGAACCCCCAGCTGCGCAAGCGCTTTGCCGGAAAGCCGGAGCACGTGATCAACTTCATGACCTTCGTGGCCCGGGATCTGCGGGAGTATATGGCACACTTAGGCATCCGCACCGTGGAGGAGCTGGTGGGCCGCAGCGATCTGCTGCGGGTCCGGGAAAAGCTGGTGACCCATCGGGCGGAGACATTGGACCTGGGCGCCCTGCTGCAAAACCCCTGGGGCGCGCACGTGCCCCGCTTCGATCCCAAGGACGCCTACGACTTCCACCTGGAGCGCACCGCCGACATGCGGGTGCTGCTGGAGAAGCTGGGCAAGGCCCTCAAGGCCGGGAAACCCGGCCGCCTCAGCGTGGACGTGTCCTCCACGGACCGGTCCTTCGGCACCCTCTTCGGCTCCGAGATCACCCGCAGGCGGGGCGATACCCTGCCGGACGACACCTACGTCATCTCCTGCAAAGGCGGCGGCGGACAGTCCTTCGGTGCCTTCATCCCCAAGGGTCTGACGCTGGAGCTGGAGGGCGACTGCAACGACGGCTTCGGCAAGGGTCTCTCCGGCGGAAAGCTGATCCTCTATCCGCCCAAGGGCTCCGTTTTCGACCCCGGCGAGAACATCATCGTGGGCAATGTGGCCCTCTACGGCGCCACCGGCGGCGCGGCCTTCATCAACGGCCGGGCCGGCGAGCGGTTCTGCGTCCGCAACTCCGGCGCCGTGGCGGTGGTGGAGGGCGTGGGCGACCACGGCTGCGAGTATATGACCGGCGGCCGCTGCGTGATCCTGGGCCCCACGGGCAAGAACTTCGCCGCCGGCATGTCGGGCGGCATCGCCTACGTGCTGGATGAACACCACGACCTGTACCTGCGCCTCAACAAGGAGCAGGTGCTCACCGACACCCTGACCGAGAGCCACGACATCGCGGAGCTGCGCTCCCTGATCGAGGCCCACGTGGCCGCCACCGGCTCCCCCCGGGGCAAGAAGATCCTGGCGGCCTTCAAGTCCTATATCCCCTGCTTCAAGAAGGTCATGCCCCGGGACTACGACCGGATGCTCAAATCCATCGCCCAGTACGAGGAAAAGGGCATGAGCCGCGAGCAGGCGGAGATCGAGGCGTTCTGCGCCAACGCCAGAGGCTGA